The DNA region AATGAGAAGACTGCTCGGGGAAATTCGGGGCGGAAAATTTGTCAGAACCCTCGACTCTCTCGAACCCGCCAGGCTTAAAAGGCTTGACCACCGATTGAAGGATCTTTCGTCACCGTCATTTGAAAAATCCGCCCGGAAATTTTCTTCACAAAAGAAAAAGAAATAATCTCCCCGGTTATTGCTCTCTCCCGGATCATCTCCCTGTTTTTAGTTGACGCTTCCCCAAATTCTGCTAAATTTTCATCTATAACTCGGTTAATCAATTTGCCCTTTGATGGCATACAGATTATAAGGCGGTGGCGTCATGAGAAAAGCGGGAATAGTCGGACTGGTGCTCCTCTTAATTGTTATCGCTGTAGCTCTTTTCTATTACGACATACTTAACCTTCGCGGCAGCAAGGATGATATCATTGCCGCCATAATCGAATACGAGGATACCCGCCGCGCTCCCGACCGCCTGATAAGTTTTCTGAGCGATCCCGATCCGGAAATCCGCGCCCGGGCGGCGCTGGCGGTGGGAAGAATCGGCGATCTTGGCGCCGCCGATCATCTTTACCATCTTCTGGCTGATTCCTCGGTTGAAGTTGCCCGGACCGCCGCATTTGCGATCGGCCTGACCGGCGAGAAAAAGTTTGCCTCACAACTGCTGGAACTGGCGGTCGGTTTCGAGCCGGAACGGCTGGCTGCCACAATCGAGGCGGTCGGGCGGCTCACCGATTCGGGCATGACCGATATTATCGATGAACTTGCCAAATATCTTGATAACCCGGATCATCTGGTCCGCGAACAGGCGGCCTACGCTCTCTGGCGCGCTGGTGGAAAAGGAGCCGCCGCACGTCTGGCCGCTGTTGGTCGGAGCGACCCGGTGCGCTCTGTGAAAGTTGCCTGTCTCTATGCCCTGAATCGTTTGGGGATTCCCGAGCCGGTCGATTTATACTCCGAATATCTCCCCGATAGCGACCCCTTTGTCCGCTCGCTGGCGATTCGCGGACTGGCTCTGGGCAAAGATGATACCAAAACCTTCCTGGTGGCGGTCGGCCTCAATGACAGAGACAACAACGTTGTCTCGCAAGCAATCTCCTCATTGACCGCTATCGGAACACCGCGGGCAATCGGCTATCTGGCCGCACGATACGAGAGCGAGACCGATGAAAAACTGAAAGTACAACTGCTCGAATCTTTCGCCCGGCTCAAAAGCGATACGATTGCCGAACAGGTGAATGCCGAAATCGATTCCTGCGAGAACAGCAATATCATCGGAGCCGGAATTATCTATCTGGCCAAAGTCCGGGGAACCGAGTCAATTGCGCTCATTGATACGCTTCTCGCACTGAATGATGACCGTATCAATGTCAGCATTGCCCAGGCGCTTTCGGAAATCGGCGGCGAATTTGTCAAGCCGCGCCTTGCGGCTCTTTTCAAGGATATTAATCCCGGCGTGCGCGCCGCCGCCTTTGAGGCGCTGGCCAAAACCGACCCGGTCAATATCGATTATTATCTCAACAGCGCCCTCGATGACACCGATTTGGCAGTCATCTCGCAGGCGGTCGATAAAATCGGCCAGTCGAAATCCAAAGATTACCTTCCCCGCCTGATGGGAATAATGAAACAACAGGGGACAGGTACCGATTTGAAACGCTCCGTAGTTTCCGCCGCCGGGGAGTTTCTCAATGCAAGCATAGTCGATTCGCTGGCCGAGGATATTCTATATCACGGCCTTCAGGACAAAGATTATCTGGTCAGCCGTGAGGCGGCCCTGATTTATAAAAACAAACTTGATGATGACAAAACTGCCTATATCAATAAACCTTCCGGCTTAATCAGCAAAAGAGAAATCAAATCCTTTATCACCAAATATAAAACCAATCCCAGAGCGATAATCAGCACCGGCCGGGGCGATATTGAAATAGAATTGTACCCCGATATTGCTCCGCTCACGGTCTATAATTTCATCAAGCTGGCCCAGGATAAATTTTACGACAATCTGACATTCCATCGGGTGGTGCCGGCATTTGTGATACAGGGGGGCGACCCGCGCGGTGACGGTTCCGGCGGGCCGGGATACAATATCCGCTGTGAGTACAGCGACAAGCCGTTTGAGCGGGGTGCGGTAGGGATTGCCACCTCCGGTAAGGACAGCGGCGGCTCGCAGTTCTTTATCATGCTTGGGGCGGCGCCGCACCTTGATGCCCGTTATACCCTTTTCGGCAAAGTGACCGCCGGGATGGATACCGTCGATAAGATTGTCCGGGGTGATACCATAAAGAATATTCGAATCATTGAGGAGAAGCAAAAATGAGAAAAGTGATTCCTTTATTGATATTCCTGATACTGGCCGTCTCGGCCGTCGCCGCCACTCAGGATAGTGCCAAATTGACTCAAATTATCGACCGGGTGCTGGCGATAGATCGCGCCCAAAATGAATTTATAAAGGACATCACTTTTGATGTTGTCTCTTACGAAAAGAGTGTCGGGAGTGACGGTAAAGTCAAAGAGACCAAAAAATACCTCAAGAGAGTTTATATGAAAAGGCTTGAAGGGGGTAAGTACGGCTATCATGAGGATTATCTGGATTACTATATTGATGGTGTCAGGCAGGACAGTAAAGATTTGGACAAAATGGCTCAGGAGAAAGCGGAAAAGAAGAAGAAACGTGGCGGCAAAGATATCGCCTTCGATATGTTTGCACCGCTCAAACCGGAAAACAGCAGTCTCTACATTGTGACCTATGAGGAGATTTCGCCGAAGGCGGTTGATGGTGTCACCTGTTATTTGGTGCGCGCCGCCGCCGACAGCACCAGTGCCCCCGAGGGGGTTCTCGATACTCTGGTCAATTGCCTCTATTATATCGATACCGCCTCGTACCATATTGTGCTGGCGGAGTTTGCCCCGGCCAAACTGGTGAGTAAGTTCATGTTCAAGATGAGCACGCTCGATATGTCGATAAATTATGAACCGTACAGCGATTCGCTCTGGCTTCCCTATCGGTTTCATATTCGCGGCAAAGCGAAAGCCATGTATTTCATGGGGATCAATTTCGAGGGTGAGGAGGATTACACCAACCCGGTAATCAACGCCGATATAAGCGACAGCCTATTCCAGTAGGGCACGAGTCCTGCGCTCGTGCCGATTCTTTGTGCTTTGAGGGAGAAACGATATTGTGAAATTGAAGGGTGAATATGGAGAATAAAATGATGTCAGGATCGAAGACGATCCTGACCTACCCGGCTTCTGGCATCGATTATTTAGAAAATGTAAGGGGATTGTTGCCTTCTCATAACAGGGATAACTTTTTGGTGCGTATAATTTATGACTGACGAAGAGCGGGAGATATTAGAGCTATTCTGCAAGCGTGTGGATGAAGTCGCAAAGTCCTCCATTTACAAGGATGGTGGGAGAGAAATATCCCTGAATTTAAAGGGAGATGCAAAGGGCAATGTCGCATTATCTATGTCTGTGCCTGATAAAGAAGTGTTACTGAGCTTGGTTACTAAATTGCGTCAGTTCTATATGCCTAAGGAGTCTATATATTTCCGAAAAGTATATAACATAGTATGGAAACACTTATCCTCGGCGTCGGAAGAAGAGAAGGAATGTGCAAAATCGGCGATGGCAACTTTCAAGCAGATAACGGAAGTTGGATGGTTTGAATTCCGTTTCAATAATGTCAAACTTACACCAAAAGATATAATTGATATCTGGTTTAATGGTAACATATTTCATGCGGATAAAACCCGGGTAAAACAGTTTGAATTACTTGCAGCATCGAATCTTGGCCCATTTGTAGAATACCAATTTATATCGACAATATGTGACTTGGCAGGCTTAATGACCTATTTTGGTTCTTTTATCCGAGCAAGGCTTTTGAAATAGGCTATTGATTTATGTTAGTGGTGGGTAGTTTCCTGGCATGCCATCTCATCGTTATGCCATATTTTTATACTGGCGGACTAAAGCAAAATTCGGTGTTATACAGACTCTTCGCATCCATATCGATAAAATTGTGATTAGAATTTATGAAAAAAATTGAACGTCTTATTAAAGAAATCTCTGCCGATATCTGCTATTGCTACAATTGTCAGCCATATGAAGGCGGTGAACCATTTTGGATATTGGGTGAAAGGACGGATTTGGAGGAACTCTTTGATGATTATGATGTACCGGAAGATAAACGCAATGAAATTGCCGATGCAATGAAGTGTCCCTGGTGTGGTACACATTTTCAGAGGGGAATCGAAGTTGGAATTAAAACGAAATCGCGTCGTGAACTAGAGAAGAAACTCACCGTCTGGAGGAATCGATACGCAAATGATTTTGAGGATTTTGCAGCTTTCTTGGAGAAATTTCCTTACCTTGGCATTAAGCATACAATTGGCAAGAAGATTATAACGAATTTGTCGACTTTTCCCAAGAAAGATATAAAGGATGATAAATGGTTTCGTGCCCGCACAATTGTAGGTAGTAAACGTTTGAGTTGCGCGGACTTTAAGGCTCCCGACCAAGAAGTCGTAAAGATACCAGAGGGTCGTTTTAATCATTATGGGCAAAGCCATTGGTATTTGGCTAGTACCGAATATGGTGCCGCTTACGAAGCTGCTAGTTACAACGACGATATCCTATGGGTACAATGTGTCAATATCCGCTACGCGGTCGACATTCTCGATTTGCGCGTGTCAGATTATGAAACGGATTTAGGTCTACCCGTTCTGGCCACAGGAATTATATTTTCGAGCATAATTCGACGCGATGTAATACACGACCGCAATTGGAAACCAGAGTACTTTGTCCCACGATTTATCGCAGATTGTGCAAAACTCCACTCTTTTCAGGGAATCCTCTTTGACAATGATAAATTCCACGGCGCGAACCTTGTATTGTTCCACCCGGACAGAGTTGATTATGAGTTTATAGAAAATCCAAGATTCCTAGAAATTCCAAGGGTTGGAACGGATCAAACCAAAAATGAGGAAGCTGATCCCAATGCTGATCCGATTTTCTGACAAACGGATTGTCCTAGTGTCTCATGATAATATAGTGCCGTAGGGCAGAACCCCCGACGAAGTCGTGCGGTTCTGCCATTTTGCCTGTCCCACAAAAAACCTTGATAATTCAAACCCCTCCCGCAATATTACCGGCGTAAGAATGAATATAATCATATTGTGAGGAGCCGATATGAAAACCAAAGAAATCGCCGTTCAATTCCCCCCCGATTCCAGTTTCATTTTCGGGCAGACCCACTTCATCAAAACGGTCGAGGATATCTATGAGGTGATGGTGGGCATATCAACCATGGTCGAATTCGGCATCGCTTTCTGCGAGGCCTCGGGGCCCTGCCTGATCCGTTCCGATGGCAACAACGAAGAGCTTATCAAAGCCGCCGAAATCACCGCCTTTGATATTGCCTGCGGCCATACCTTTGTCATTTTCATGCGCAACGCCTACCCGATAAATTTCCTGCCCCGCCTGAAAATGGTGCCCGAGGTCTGCCGGATATTCTGCGCCACGGCCAACCCGGTGCAGGTGATAATCGCCGAAATCGAGCAGGGGCGCGGCGTTTTGGGCGTGGTCGATGGCTTCATGCCGAAAGGAATCGAGAGCGCCGAAGACAAACAGAAACGGCACAAATTCCTTCGCGATATCGGGTATAAAAGGTA from Candidatus Zixiibacteriota bacterium includes:
- a CDS encoding peptidylprolyl isomerase; translated protein: MRKAGIVGLVLLLIVIAVALFYYDILNLRGSKDDIIAAIIEYEDTRRAPDRLISFLSDPDPEIRARAALAVGRIGDLGAADHLYHLLADSSVEVARTAAFAIGLTGEKKFASQLLELAVGFEPERLAATIEAVGRLTDSGMTDIIDELAKYLDNPDHLVREQAAYALWRAGGKGAAARLAAVGRSDPVRSVKVACLYALNRLGIPEPVDLYSEYLPDSDPFVRSLAIRGLALGKDDTKTFLVAVGLNDRDNNVVSQAISSLTAIGTPRAIGYLAARYESETDEKLKVQLLESFARLKSDTIAEQVNAEIDSCENSNIIGAGIIYLAKVRGTESIALIDTLLALNDDRINVSIAQALSEIGGEFVKPRLAALFKDINPGVRAAAFEALAKTDPVNIDYYLNSALDDTDLAVISQAVDKIGQSKSKDYLPRLMGIMKQQGTGTDLKRSVVSAAGEFLNASIVDSLAEDILYHGLQDKDYLVSREAALIYKNKLDDDKTAYINKPSGLISKREIKSFITKYKTNPRAIISTGRGDIEIELYPDIAPLTVYNFIKLAQDKFYDNLTFHRVVPAFVIQGGDPRGDGSGGPGYNIRCEYSDKPFERGAVGIATSGKDSGGSQFFIMLGAAPHLDARYTLFGKVTAGMDTVDKIVRGDTIKNIRIIEEKQK
- a CDS encoding RES family NAD+ phosphorylase, which produces MKKIERLIKEISADICYCYNCQPYEGGEPFWILGERTDLEELFDDYDVPEDKRNEIADAMKCPWCGTHFQRGIEVGIKTKSRRELEKKLTVWRNRYANDFEDFAAFLEKFPYLGIKHTIGKKIITNLSTFPKKDIKDDKWFRARTIVGSKRLSCADFKAPDQEVVKIPEGRFNHYGQSHWYLASTEYGAAYEAASYNDDILWVQCVNIRYAVDILDLRVSDYETDLGLPVLATGIIFSSIIRRDVIHDRNWKPEYFVPRFIADCAKLHSFQGILFDNDKFHGANLVLFHPDRVDYEFIENPRFLEIPRVGTDQTKNEEADPNADPIF
- a CDS encoding adenosine-specific kinase, with translation MKTKEIAVQFPPDSSFIFGQTHFIKTVEDIYEVMVGISTMVEFGIAFCEASGPCLIRSDGNNEELIKAAEITAFDIACGHTFVIFMRNAYPINFLPRLKMVPEVCRIFCATANPVQVIIAEIEQGRGVLGVVDGFMPKGIESAEDKQKRHKFLRDIGYKR